One genomic window of Coffea eugenioides isolate CCC68of chromosome 1, Ceug_1.0, whole genome shotgun sequence includes the following:
- the LOC113765197 gene encoding peroxidase 4-like, which yields MASSSNYCRNSFTMVSVTLLMVMCSMMSFASAQLSTSFYSKSCPKVIGTIRSEVHSAVSKERRMGASLVRLFFHDCFVQGCDASILLDDTSSFKGEKTAFPNINSIRGFGVIDDIKKKVEKVCPGVVSCADIVAIAARDSVVILGGPSWDVKLGRRDSKTASLSQANSGRLPGPTSTLANLINRFQAVGLSAKDMVALSGAHTIGQARCTNFRTRIYNETNIDTSFAKTRRSQCPATVGRGNNNLAPLDLQTPTGFDTKYFQNLIHKRGLLHSDQVLYNGGSTDSLVEKYSKDSKTFNSDFVKAMIKMGDINPLTRSQGQIRKNCRKLN from the exons ATGGCGTCTTCATCTAATTATTGCCGTAATTCCTTTACTATGGTCAGTGTCACGTTACTTATGGTTATGTGCTCAATGATGAGTTTTGCCTCTGCCCAACTCTCGACTAGCTTCTATTCTAAGAGTTGTCCGAAAGTGATTGGTACCATAAGATCAGAAGTTCATTCAGCCGTGTCCAAGGAAAGAAGAATGGGGGCTTCGCTTGTTCGGCTCTTCTTTCATGATTGTTTTGTCCAA GGATGCGATGCATCTATACTCCTAGACGACACTTCTTCTTTCAAGGGGGAAAAGACTGCTTTTCCCAACATTAATTCGATACGAGGATTCGGTGTAATTGATGACATCAAGAAAAAGGTAGAAAAAGTTTGTCCAGGTGTAGTGTCCTGCGCCGATATTGTTGCCATTGCTGCTCGTGATTCCGTTGTCATT CTTGGAGGACCTAGTTGGGATGTCAAACTTGGGAGAAGGGACTCCAAAACGGCCAGCCTTTCTCAAGCCAATAGTGGCCGTCTTCCGGGTCCAACATCTACTCTCGCTAACCTCATTAATAGGTTTCAAGCCGTCGGCCTCTCAGCAAAGGATATGGTCGCCTTGTCTG GAGCGCACACCATCGGGCAAGCGAGATGTACCAACTTCCGGACTCGTATATACAACGAGACCAATATAGACACTTCTTTTGCTAAAACCAGACGGAGTCAATGTCCCGCAACCGTCGGCCGAGGAAACAACAATTTGGCTCCATTAGACCTTCAAACTCCTACTGGTTTTGACACCAAATACTTCCAGAACCTTATCCACAAGAGGGGCCTCCTACACTCTGATCAAGTTTTATACAACGGCGGCTCCACCGATTCGTTGGTCGAAAAGTACAGCAAGGATTCGAAGACCTTCAACTCTGATTTTGTGAAAGCAATGATCAAGATGGGAGATATTAATCCTCTTACGCGATCTCAAGGCCAGATAAGGAAAAACTGTAGGAAGCTGAACTGA
- the LOC113752076 gene encoding cationic peroxidase 1-like has translation MSIPNSITPDFYEHVCPDALPTIRGVVEQAIQQEPRMGASLLRLHFHDCFVNGCDGSNLLDDTPTFTGEKTAGPNLNSLRGFDVVDQIKSELNSVCHGNVVSCADIVAVAARDSVNIFGGPAYQVLLGRRDATTASFNDANNDIPPPSSNLQALLSNFQNHGLNLQDLVVLSGGHTIGVARCGIYLPRITNDTNIDSDFRASLQKGCPNAEAQNNNTNPLDSTTTLFDTVYFKDLLQFKGLLHSDQELFKNDGSETDGLVTLYSNNPEAFWADFGASMIKMGNLKPLTGQNGQIRQNCRRVN, from the exons ATGAGCATCCCAAATTCAA TTACTCCTGATTTCTATGAGCATGTGTGCCCAGATGCTTTGCCCACGATCAGAGGCGTTGTTGAGCAAGCAATTCAGCAGGAGCCACGCATGGGTGCGTCGCTGCTTCGCTTACATTTTCACGATTGTTTTGTCAAC GGTTGTGACGGATCAAATCTATTAGATGATACCCCAACTTTCACAGGAGAAAAAACAGCCGGTCCCAATCTTAATTCCCTGAGAGGATTTGATGTGGTCGACCAAATCAAATCAGAGTTGAACTCAGTATGCCATGGCAACGTAGTCTCGTGTGCTGATATCGTCGCAGTTGCAGCTAGGGACTCCGTAAACATT TTTGGAGGTCCAGCCTACCAAGTTTTACTAGGCAGAAGAGATGCAACAACCGCCAGCTTCAACGATGCTAATAACGATATCCCCCCTCCATCTTCGAACCTCCAAGCCCTTTTGTCCAATTTCCAAAATCATGGGCTGAATTTACAAGATCTGGTGGTCCTGTCCGGTGGCCATACCATCGGTGTTGCACGGTGCGGTATCTACCTGCCCAGGATAACCAATGACACAAATATCGATTCTGATTTTAGAGCCTCATTGCAGAAGGGATGCCCTAATGCTGAAGCTCAAAATAATAATACCAACCCTCTTGACTCCACTACAACATTATTTGACACTGTCTACTTCAAGGATTTGTTGCAATTTAAAGGTCTTCTTCACTCTGATCAAGAGCTCTTTAAAAATGATGGAAGTGAAACGGATGGCCTAGTGACACTCTACAGTAACAACCCCGAGGCATTTTGGGCTGATTTTGGCGCCTCTATGATCAAGATGGGCAATTTGAAGCCACTCACTGGCCAAAATGGTCAGATCAGGCAGAATTGCAGAAGGGTCAACTAA
- the LOC113774279 gene encoding cationic peroxidase 1-like — protein sequence MAIEHSSVKCSFVYSSCFLVLLVLNFSSAQLSANFYAKTCPKALYTIRNVVSNAVVKEHRMGASLLRLHFHDCFGCDASVLLDDTSSFTGEKGAGANVNSLRGFDVIDTVKTQLESICPGVVSCADILAVAARDSVVALGGPTWNVQLGRRDSTTASLDDANKVANIPSPAMDLSDIITVFTNKGFTTKEMVALLGSHTIGQARCLTFRNRVYNETLIDASFATSLKTNCPITLGDDNLTALDASSPILFDNGYFHNLVKNEGLLHSDQQLFSGGSTDSQVSAYRANFITFFVDFANAILKMGNLSPLTGNNGEIRTNCRKVN from the exons ATGGCAATAGAGCACTCATCAGTGAAGTGCAGCTTCGTCTACTCATCCTGTTTTCTAGTACTACTTGTCTTAAACTTCTCGTCAGCGCAATTGTCCGCAAATTTCTATGCAAAAACATGCCCCAAAGCTCTTTACACCATCAGAAATGTCGTCAGTAACGCCGTGGTCAAGGAGCATCGCATGGGGGCCTCCCTGCTCCGCCTTCATTTCCATGATTGCTTT GGATGTGATGCTTCAGTTTTGCTGGATGATACTTCAAGTTTCACTGGAGAAAAGGGGGCTGGTGCAAATGTAAACTCTTTGAGGGGTTTTGACGTAATTGACACCGTTAAAACTCAGCTAGAGAGCATATGTCCGGGTGTAGTTTCTTGTGCAGATATTCTGGCTGTTGCGGCAAGAGATTCAGTTGTTGCT TTGGGTGGACCGACATGGAACGTTCAATTAGGCAGAAGAGACTCTACCACGGCAAGTCTTGATGATGCAAACAAAGTTGCCAACATTCCATCGCCTGCAATGGATCTCAGTGACATTATAACCGTCTTTACCAACAAGGGTTTCACCACTAAAGAAATGGTTGCCCTTTTGG GATCTCACACAATAGGCCAAGCCAGGTGCTTAACATTTCGCAATCGCGTCTACAACGAGACTCTGATTGATGCATCATTCGCTACTTCGCTGAAAACTAATTGTCCTATCACACTTGGTGATGACAACCTTACTGCACTGGACGCCAGCTCCCCGATTCTATTTGACAACGGTTATTTCCATAATCTTGTTAAAAACGAAGGCCTTCTACATTCGGACCAACAACTCTTCAGTGGTGGGTCCACGGATTCTCAAGTTAGTGCTTATCGAGCCAACTTTATCACTTTCTTTGTCGATTTCGCCAATGCAATCCTCAAAATGGGAAATCTCAGCCCACTTACCGGTAACAATGGCGAGATCAGAACTAATTGCAGGAAAGTCAATTGA
- the LOC113761768 gene encoding protein TIC110, chloroplastic — protein MNTSIFLTASPSVAQPKVLFSPFLPPNPLRLSTTLAYHQSHRRRRYRISTIRSASIPTSLSASSSSDQPIKAIKPDVFGGKKELTGFQALVDAMSPTVRIASSALIFAGAIAAGYGLGSKFGGSRNVAMGGAVALGTAGAGVAYALNSCVPEVAAVNLHNYVADFDDPAALNKEDIEAIANRYGISKQNEAFNAELCDIYCRYLSSILPPGNEDLKGDEVETIIKFKNALGIDDPDAAAMHMEIGRRIFRQRLETGDRDADLEQRRAFQKLIYVSTLVFGEASSFLLPWKRVFKVTDAQVELAVRDNAQRLYGFKVKSIGQDVNVDQLVGLREAQLAYRLSDELAEDMFKELTRKLVEENISTALNILKSRTRALEATRIVEELNKVLKFNNLLISLKNHPEANRFARGVGPVSLLGGEYDSDRKIDDLKLLYRAYVWDSLSSGRMEEDKLTALNQLRNIFGLGMREAESIKLEVTSKVYRRQLAQAVSSGDLAAADSKAAYLQNLCEELQFAAEKAVEIHEEIYRQKLQQAVADGALSDEDVKVLEKLQIMFCIPRETVEAAHADICGSLFEKVVKEAIAAGVDGYDAEIKKSVRKAAFGLRLTREVAMNIASKAVRKIFISYIQRARAAGSRTESAKELKKMIAFNSLVVTELVADIKGESSDTPPAEPPVEKEEKVVDEGEDEEWELLQSLRKVRPGKESLAKKGQTEINLKDDLPERDRTDLYKTYLLYCITGEVTNIPLGTQFTTKKDDSEYVLLNQLGGILGLTSKEIVEVHRSLAEQAFKQKAEVILADGQLTKARIEQLNELQKDVGLPPQYAQKIIKGITTTKMAAALETAVAQGRLSIKEIRELREAGVELDTMISESLRENLFKKTVDSIFSSGTGEFDEEEVYEKIPKDLNINVEKAKRVVHDLARSRLSNSLIQAVALLRQRNHTGVASSLNDLLACDKAVPSTSLTWEVPEELADLYVIYLKNDPAPEKLSRLQYLLNISDSTAEALQAMKDRALPNGNAAAGEEEFVF, from the exons atgAACACATCCATTTTCCTCACAGCTAGCCCATCCGTTGCCCAACCGAAAGTACTCTTCTCCCCGTTTCTTCCCCCAAACCCGCTCCGCCTTTCCACCACACTAGCTTACCACCAGAGCCATCGCCGCCGCCGTTACCGTATATCCACAATCCGCTCCGCCAGCATACCCACCTCACTGTCCGCGTCATCATCTTCGGACCAGCCCATCAAGGCCATTAAACCGGATGTATTTGGGGGAAAGAAAGAGCTCACGGGCTTCCAAGCCCTGGTGGATGCAATGTCGCCGACTGTGAGAATTGCAAGCTCAGCCCTTATATTTGCTGGTGCTATTGCTGCTGGATATGGACTTGGGTCCAAGTTTGGTGGGTCCCGCAACGTGGCCATGGGTGGGGCCGTGGCTCTTGGCACTGCCGGCGCTGGAGTGGCCTACGCATTGAATTCTTGCGTTCCTGAAGTTGCTGCTGTCAATTTGCATAATTATGTGGCTGATTTTGATGACCCTGCTGCCTTGAACAAGGAAGATATTGAAGCAATAGCAAATAG ATATGGTATTAGCAAACAAAATGAAGCCTTCAATGCAGAGCTTTGTGATATATATTGCAG ATATTTATCTTCCATCCTTCCTCCGGGAAATGAAGATCTCAAAGGTGATGAAGTTGAGACAATCATCAAGTTTAAGAATGCATTGGGTATCGATGATCCAGATGCAGCAGCTATGCACATGGAG ATTGGTAGGCGAATTTTCAGACAAAGGCTTGAAACTGGAGACCGTGATGCTGATCTGGAGCAGCGTCGG GCATTTCAGAAGTTGATATATGTTTCAACTCTTGTGTTTGGGGAGGCATCTTCTTTCCTTTTACCTTGGAAACGAGTTTTCAAAGTCACTGATGCACAG GTTGAACTTGCTGTTAGAGACAATGCACAGCGGTTGTATGGCTTCAAGGTTAAATCAATTGGTCAAG atGTTAATGTTGACCAGCTGGTTGGCCTCAGAGAAGCACAGCTTGCGTATCGGCTTTCAGATGAG CTTGCTGAGGATATGTTTAAAGAGCTTACAAGGAAGCTTGTAGAGGAGAATATATCAACTGCTCTTAACATATTAAAATCCAGGACAAGAGCatt GGAAGCAACTCGTATTGTTGAAGAGCTCAATAAGGTGCTGAAATTTAATAATTTGCTTATTTCGCTGAAGAACCATCCTGAAGCCAACCGTTTTGCTCGGGGAGTTGGGCCAGTTTCTTTGTTAG GTGGGGAGTATGACTCTGACAGAAAAATAGATGACCTAAAGCTCCTATACAGAGCCTATGTCTGGGACTCATTATCAAGCGGTCGGATGGAAGAAGATAAG CTCACTGCACTGAACCAGTTGAGGAATATTTTCGGTTTAGGTATGCGAGAAGCAGAATCCATTAAACTGGAGGTTACCTCAAAAGTGTATCGCAGGCAACTTGCTCAAGCTGTATCTAGTGGTGATTTAGCTGCTGCTGATAGTAAAGCAGCTTATCTTCAGAACCTCTGTGAAGAGTTGCAGTTTGCTGCGGAGAAGGCTGTTGAGATCCATGAAG AAATCTACCGGCAAAAGCTTCAGCAAGCTGTAGCTGATGGAGCACTAAGTGACGAGGATGTTAAAGTGTTGGAAAAGTTACAGATTATGTTCTGCATTCCAAGGGAAACAGTTGAAGCAGCTCATGCAGACATCTGTGGTAGCTTATTTGAGAAG GTTGTTAAGGAAGCAATTGCCGCTGGAGTCGATGGATATGATGCTGAAATCAAGAAATCCGTGAGAAAGGCTGCATTTGGTTTACGCTTAACTAGAGAGGTTGCTATGAATATAGCTAGCAAGGCA GTCCGTAAGATCTTTATTAGTTACATCCAAAGAGCACGAGCAGCTGGTAGCCGAACGGAATCTGCAAAAGAGCTCAAAAAGATGATTGCTTTCAACAGCTTGGTTGTGACAGAATTAGTGGCAGATATTAAAGGCGAGTCATCTGATACTCCACCTGCAGAGCCCCCTgtggaaaaggaagaaaaagtgGTTGATGAGGGCGAGGATGAGGAATGGGAGTTGTTGCAGTCACTTAGGAAAGTAAGACCTGGTAAAGAAAGTTTGGCAAAGAAAGGCCAGACAGAGATAAACCTTAAAGATGACCTACCAGAAAGGGACAGAACTGATCTTTACAAGACATATCTGCTTTATTGTATAACTGGAGAAGTGACCAATATCCCTCTGGGTACCCAATTCACCACAAAGAAGGATGATTCTGAATATGTATTGCTGAACCAACTGGGAGGCATACTTGGCTTGACTTCTAAGGAGATTGTTGAAGTACATAGAAGCTTAGCGGAGCAGGCCTTTAAGCAAAAAGCAGAGGTGATTTTAGCAGATGGACAATTGACAAAAGCCCGAATTGAGCAGCTCAACGAGTTGCAGAAGGATGTTGGCCTGCCGCCTCAGTATGCACAAAAGATTATTAAGGGCATTACAACAACTAAAATGGCAGCAGCTCTCGAAACAGCTGTTGCACAGGGGAGGCTTAGCATAAAGGAAATTAGGGAACTGAGAGAGGCTGGTGTTGAATTGGATACCATGATTTCTGAGAGCTTaagagagaatcttttcaaaaaaactGTAGATAGTATTTTCTCATCCGGTACTGGAGAGTTTGATGAAGAGGAAGTGTATGAGAAAATTCCTAAAGATCTAAACATCAATGTGGAGAAAGCTAAACGAGTTGTTCACGATCTTGCACGGAGTAGATTGTCAAATTCACTTATTCAAGCCGTGGCACTTCTTCGACAGAGAAATCATACTGGGGTG GCATCCTCACTGAACGACTTGTTAGCCTGTGACAAGGCTGTTCCTTCTACCTCATTAACATGGGAGGTACCAGAGGAATTGGCTGATCTGTACGTCATATACCTGAAAAATGATCCAGCACCAGAAAAGTTGTCCAGATTACAGTATCTACTGAACATAAGTGATTCAACAGCAGAAGCTTTACAAGCAATGAAGGATAGAGCACTGCCAAATGGAAATGCTGCTGCTGGTGAGGAAGAGTTTGTATTTTGA